The Intestinibaculum porci DNA window GTTATGGCAACGAAAGGGGCAATCTCAAAACAGAATAAAAAAGTCCAGGCAATCTTCAAATATGTCAACTCTGATGAAGGCCAGAAGATCTTGAAAAAGGTGGGCTTAATCAGTGCAAAGAAGTAATAGTATGCATTTAGATACAACAGTGACTAAAAATACTTCGGTCTTTGGTTCGCGCAGTAGTCGCTCCGCAACCGAAAAAGCGGCAGCCGTGATCTTTGCGATCTGCGCAGCCGTTTCGGTTGTGGCAGTTGTTTCCATCACCGGGTATATGATTTATTCTGGCGCACCGGCTTTATTCAAAGTCGGTCCCGCCGAAATTCTTTTCCATACGGTTTGGGAACCAACCGCGGGGAAATTCGGGATTGCCTACATTATCTTAACCTCTATTGTCGGGACTGCCTTTGCTGTTTTAATTGGTGTCCCAATTGGTATATTAACGGCGGTGGCCTTAAGTGAGTTGTGCACTCCACGCTTAAAACGCATCTTAAAAGCCGCTATTGAGTTATTAGCCGGGATTCCTTCCGTTATTTATGGTTTATTAGGGATTCTGATTATTAACCCCGCCATGTATTCTTTAGAAAAGCTCATCTTCGCTCATGATTCCTCTCATCAGTTTACGGGAGGATCCAACTTAATTGCGGCGATCTTAGTCTTAGTCATTATGATTTTACCAACTTTAATCAATGTCTCATCAACGGCCATTGATGCCGTGCCTCAGCACTTACGTATGAGTTCAAGAGCCTTAGGAGCGACGCAGATTCAGACGATTTTCAAAGTTGTGATTCCTGCCGCTAAAAACGGGATCTTATCAGCGATTGTCTTAGGTGTTGGCAGAGCGATCGGGGAAGCAATGGCGATTC harbors:
- the pstC gene encoding phosphate ABC transporter permease subunit PstC; translation: MQRSNSMHLDTTVTKNTSVFGSRSSRSATEKAAAVIFAICAAVSVVAVVSITGYMIYSGAPALFKVGPAEILFHTVWEPTAGKFGIAYIILTSIVGTAFAVLIGVPIGILTAVALSELCTPRLKRILKAAIELLAGIPSVIYGLLGILIINPAMYSLEKLIFAHDSSHQFTGGSNLIAAILVLVIMILPTLINVSSTAIDAVPQHLRMSSRALGATQIQTIFKVVIPAAKNGILSAIVLGVGRAIGEAMAILLVAGNSVNLPLPFNSVRFLTTAIVSEMSYSSGLHRQVLFTIGLVLFIFIMIINIVLQRIMKKGAEDGK